A section of the Osmerus eperlanus unplaced genomic scaffold, fOsmEpe2.1 SCAFFOLD_648, whole genome shotgun sequence genome encodes:
- the zgc:77784 gene encoding roundabout homolog 2 → SRLRQEDSPPRIVEHPSDLIVSKGEPATLNCKAEGRPTPTVEWYKDGERVETDKDDPRSHRMLLPSGSLFFLRIVHGRRSKPDEGSYVCVARNYLGEAISRNASLEVA, encoded by the coding sequence gatcCCGTCTGCGCCAGGAGGACTCCCCGCCCCGCATCGTGGAGCATCCCTCCGACCTGATCGTGTCCAAGGGGGAGCCGGCCACCCTCAACTGCAAGGCGGAGGGGCGGCCCACCCCCACGGTGGAGTGGTACAAGGACGGGGAGCGCGTGGAGACGGACAAAGACGACCCCCGCTCTCACCGCATGCTGCTGCCCAGCGgctccctcttcttcctgcgCATCGTCCACGGACGACGCAGCAAACCGGACGAGGGCTCCTACGTGTGTGTCGCCCGCAACTACCTGGGGGAGGCCATCAGCCGCAATGCTTCCCTGGAAGTAGCAT